GTAAAAACGGTTCCGGCATTGCTGGTTCGTTCACAGTTCGCAAAATTTCTTTTGGTGAAGGTGTAGAGCGCGTATTCCCACTGCACTCCACAAACATCGACAGCATCACCGTGGTTCGCCGCGGTAAAGTCCGTCGCGCCAAATTGTACTATCTGCGTGAACGTCGTGGTAAATCCGCACGTATCGCCGAAGTTACAAACTATAAACCCAAAAAAGAAGCGTAAGGAAAAGGGCCATGAAAAAAGATATTCACCCCGACTACCACTTCATCAACGTCAAGATGACAGACGGTACAATCGTTCCTATGCGTTCGACATACGGCAAAGAGGGCGACCAGCTTTCCTTGGAAATCGATCCCTCCGTGCACCCTGCATGGAACGGCGGCAGCTCGCGTCTTTTGGATGCTGGCGGACGTGTTTCCAAGTTCAAAAACAAATACGCTGGTCTTGGCTTCTAAGCTGTCCACGATATTTATCAAAAAACCCGGCTGTTTTGCAGTCGGGTTTTTTTGTGCGCATTTCTGACGGCCTAAGCTTCTGCAAGAGATTGGTTAAGACCG
This Falsihalocynthiibacter arcticus DNA region includes the following protein-coding sequences:
- the rplS gene encoding 50S ribosomal protein L19, which translates into the protein MNLIAQLEAEQVANLAKDIPDFKAGDTIRVGYKVTEGTRSRVQNYEGVCIARKNGSGIAGSFTVRKISFGEGVERVFPLHSTNIDSITVVRRGKVRRAKLYYLRERRGKSARIAEVTNYKPKKEA
- the rpmE gene encoding 50S ribosomal protein L31 codes for the protein MKKDIHPDYHFINVKMTDGTIVPMRSTYGKEGDQLSLEIDPSVHPAWNGGSSRLLDAGGRVSKFKNKYAGLGF